One region of Micromonospora lupini genomic DNA includes:
- the mutM gene encoding bifunctional DNA-formamidopyrimidine glycosylase/DNA-(apurinic or apyrimidinic site) lyase, protein MPELPEVETVRQGLAQWVTGRRIASVEVRHPRAVRRHVPGGVHFADVLAGRTIVDVRRRGKYLWLPLDSGDAVVGHLGMSGQLLLQPPGTPDETHLRVRFRFADDGPELRFVDQRTFGGLAVSEGGADLPAEIAHIARDPMDPEFSDAAFVAALRRRRTEVKRALLDQTLISGVGNIYADEALWRAGLHGARPTDALTGPAAQRLLGHVRDVLAEAIKEGGTSFDALYVNVNGESGYFDRALNAYGREGEPCRRCGAPIRRESFMNRSSYSCPRCQPRPRGALRG, encoded by the coding sequence GTGCCTGAGCTGCCCGAGGTGGAGACCGTCCGGCAGGGGCTGGCCCAGTGGGTCACCGGCCGGCGGATCGCCTCGGTCGAGGTCCGACACCCGCGCGCCGTCAGGCGGCACGTCCCCGGCGGCGTGCACTTCGCCGACGTCCTCGCCGGCCGGACGATCGTGGACGTGCGCCGACGCGGCAAGTACCTGTGGCTCCCACTTGACAGCGGCGACGCGGTGGTCGGGCACCTCGGCATGTCGGGTCAGTTGCTGCTCCAGCCGCCCGGCACCCCCGACGAGACCCACCTGCGGGTCCGGTTCCGGTTCGCCGACGACGGGCCCGAGCTGCGCTTCGTCGACCAACGCACGTTCGGCGGACTCGCGGTCAGCGAGGGCGGCGCGGACCTGCCTGCAGAGATCGCGCACATCGCCCGCGACCCGATGGACCCGGAGTTCTCCGACGCGGCCTTCGTCGCCGCGCTGCGCCGCCGGCGGACCGAGGTGAAACGGGCCCTGCTCGACCAGACGCTGATCTCCGGGGTGGGCAACATCTACGCCGACGAGGCGCTCTGGCGCGCGGGGCTGCACGGCGCCCGCCCCACCGACGCGCTGACCGGGCCGGCCGCGCAGCGTCTGCTCGGCCACGTCCGCGACGTGCTCGCCGAGGCGATCAAGGAGGGCGGCACCAGCTTCGACGCCCTCTACGTCAACGTCAACGGCGAGAGCGGCTACTTCGACCGGGCACTGAACGCCTACGGCCGCGAGGGCGAGCCGTGCCGGCGGTGCGGAGCCCCGATCCGCCGCGAGTCGTTCATGAACCGCTCCTCGTACAGCTGCCCGCGCTGCCAGCCCCGGCCTCGGGGTGCCCTTCGGGGATGA
- a CDS encoding phosphate acyltransferase PlsX, with the protein MEPGTARIAVDLLGGDDAPAVVVDGALRAVRADPDLHLLLVGPTEVADALIAALAPAERARITVRPVRSAVGMADHPSAARSESTVRAAVTAVRDGTADALVSAGATGATVTAAVLGLGRWPEIRQPALVATLPAVAGPVVLLDVGGSLEPRPATLARHAVLGAAYAAVAHSVAAPRVGLLSVGTEAGKGDRVRRATDPLLAVEPLPCGARYVGLVEGYDVSLGARADVVVTDGFTGNVLLKAIEGAYAMAGGPPVGGGAPRAAALLGVAGTVVVCHGSARADDVASGIALAAHLWRRRATELVSALLDGDAATNRTDRSTDTEVRTS; encoded by the coding sequence GTGGAGCCGGGCACCGCGCGGATCGCCGTTGACCTCCTCGGCGGGGACGACGCTCCCGCCGTCGTGGTTGACGGCGCTCTGCGGGCCGTGCGCGCCGATCCCGATCTGCACCTGCTGCTCGTCGGACCGACCGAGGTCGCCGACGCGCTGATCGCTGCCCTCGCCCCGGCCGAGCGGGCCCGGATCACGGTCCGGCCGGTCCGCTCCGCAGTCGGCATGGCCGACCATCCCAGCGCCGCCCGCTCGGAGAGCACCGTCCGCGCCGCCGTCACCGCCGTCCGCGACGGCACCGCCGACGCCCTCGTCTCGGCCGGCGCGACAGGCGCCACGGTCACCGCCGCCGTGCTCGGGCTCGGGCGCTGGCCGGAGATCCGCCAACCCGCCCTTGTCGCCACCCTGCCCGCGGTCGCCGGGCCGGTGGTGCTGCTCGACGTCGGCGGTTCCCTGGAGCCCCGCCCCGCCACCCTGGCCCGACACGCCGTGCTCGGTGCCGCGTACGCCGCGGTGGCCCACTCGGTCGCCGCGCCGCGGGTCGGCCTGCTCTCGGTCGGCACCGAGGCCGGCAAGGGCGATCGGGTACGCCGCGCCACCGACCCCCTGCTCGCCGTCGAGCCGCTGCCGTGCGGGGCGCGCTACGTCGGCCTGGTCGAGGGGTACGACGTGTCCCTCGGCGCGCGCGCCGATGTCGTGGTCACCGACGGCTTCACCGGTAACGTGCTGCTCAAGGCGATCGAGGGCGCGTACGCGATGGCCGGCGGCCCGCCCGTCGGCGGTGGCGCGCCCCGGGCAGCCGCCCTGCTCGGCGTCGCCGGGACTGTCGTCGTCTGTCACGGCTCCGCTCGCGCCGACGACGTCGCCTCCGGCATCGCTCTCGCCGCCCACCTGTGGCGACGGCGTGCCACCGAACTGGTCTCCGCGTTGCTCGACGGCGACGCCGCGACGAACCGCACCGACCGCTCCACCGACACCGAGGTACGCACATCATGA
- the rpmF gene encoding 50S ribosomal protein L32, whose product MAVPKRKMSRSNTRSRRANWKATVVATVACPQCKSPKLPHAACSVCGTYNGRQVLEV is encoded by the coding sequence GTGGCCGTCCCGAAGCGCAAGATGTCGCGCAGCAACACCCGGTCCCGCCGGGCGAACTGGAAGGCGACAGTGGTCGCGACCGTCGCGTGCCCGCAGTGCAAGTCCCCGAAGCTGCCGCACGCCGCCTGCTCCGTCTGCGGCACCTACAACGGCCGCCAGGTTCTCGAGGTCTGA
- a CDS encoding YceD family protein has product MPKHSPSTLDPRAPLVLDTRDLPRRPGALREVQRVVPAPADLGVELIGVPEGADLDLDLRLQSVSEGVLVSGTITGPIRGECGRCLREINESMAVTIQELYAYENSTTDATTDEDEVGRMQGDLIDLEPALRDALVLTLPTNPLCREDCPGLCPECGAHWDDLPADHSHQQIDPRWAGLSQLTVTEE; this is encoded by the coding sequence ATGCCCAAGCACTCGCCATCGACACTCGACCCCAGGGCGCCGCTGGTCCTCGACACGAGGGACCTGCCGCGTCGCCCTGGCGCGTTGCGTGAGGTCCAGCGGGTCGTGCCGGCACCGGCGGACCTCGGCGTGGAGTTGATCGGCGTGCCGGAGGGCGCGGACCTCGACCTCGATCTGAGGTTGCAGTCGGTGTCCGAGGGTGTGCTCGTCTCCGGGACCATCACCGGTCCCATCCGGGGCGAGTGCGGGCGTTGCCTACGCGAGATCAACGAATCGATGGCCGTGACGATCCAGGAGCTGTACGCGTACGAGAACAGCACCACGGACGCCACGACCGACGAGGACGAGGTGGGCCGGATGCAGGGCGATCTGATCGACCTGGAGCCGGCGCTGCGGGACGCGTTGGTGCTCACGCTGCCGACCAACCCGCTCTGCCGGGAGGACTGCCCAGGACTGTGCCCCGAATGCGGGGCGCACTGGGACGATCTGCCGGCCGACCACAGTCACCAGCAGATCGACCCGCGTTGGGCGGGCCTGTCGCAACTGACCGTTACAGAGGAGTAA